The genomic segment CCGATCGCCGGCTCCAACTGGGTGTTCGACTCCATGCCGCAGCGCGGCACGGCCGAGTCCGGCATCCTGCCCGACCCGTACACGGGCCTGTATTATCCGCGCCGGGTCGAGCGGGCTGAGCTGTTCGTGAAGAAGGGATTGCCGGTCGGCAAGACGCTGGATTGGGTTGACCTGTACTTCGTCGACGAGATCGTCGTGCCGGAGGACGCCTGGATCGACTGGGATCCCGTCGAGCAGCGCTTCATCACCGTCGGCGAGAAGTATCCCGAGGGCTTGACGGCGCTGGCCAAGAGCGTCGTTTACTACCCGGCGGATCTGTTCGAGAAGATCAAGTGGCACGACGGCAGCCCGATTTCGTTGGGCGACTTCGTGTTCGGTATGATTTGGTGGCATGACCGCGCAAAGCCCGAAAGCCCGCTCTACGACCAGTCGTACGTCCCGGAGTACAACTCGTCGATGAGCGTGCACAAGGGCGTGCGCATCGTCTCGACGAACCCGCTGGTCATTGAGACGTACTCCGATTCCTACTATCTGGACGCTGAGTGGAGCATCAGCACGTGGTGGCCGCAGTACACGTATGGCCCGACGCCGTGGCACACGGTGACCCTGCTGTTCCTCGCCGAGGCCAACCGCGAGGGGGCCATGTCGGCCGCCAAGGCGTCGTTGCTGGACGTCGAGTGGCTGAGCATGATCTCGGGTCCGTCGCTGGACATCCTCAAGCGGCACCTGGACAACGCGCGGGCGACGAACTACATCCCGTTCGCGCCGACGCTGAGCCAGTTCATTTCGCCTGAAGAGGCCGCCCAGCGCTACGCGAACCTGACCCGCTGGTACGAGCAGTACGGCCACTTCTGGATCGGCACGGGCGCTTTCTACCTGGCCTCCGTGCACCCGGTCGAGGGCAGCTTGGTGTTGCGGCGGTACGAGAACTATCCGGACCCGGCGGATCGGTGGAGCATCTTCGCCGATCCGATGTACGCCGAACTGTCGGTCGAAGGTCCGGCTCGCGTGACTCGCGGCCAGACGGCCCGGTTTGACCTCTGGGTCACCTTCGACGGCGAACCGTACCCGGCTGACCTGATCTCGGATGTTTCGTTCGTCCTGATCAGCTCGGCCGGCGAAGTGGCGCTGTCCGGCAAGGCCCAGCTAGTGGCTGACGGCCTGTACGAGGTCGTGTTGACGCCGGAGCAGACGGCCCGGCTGCCCGTGGGCGCTACCCAGCTGGCGGGCGTCGTGGTGCCGATTCCGGTGGCCAAGCCCACGATGGAGACGGTGAGCTTCATCGTTACTCCGTAGCGGGCGTGGGCATATGAGGATGACAGGGGCGCGCGTCGGCCGCGCGTCCCTGTCGTCCCCTTTTTCTTATTTGCGACTTGTTGTTTGAAGGAGGATGGCTATGGCGGTCACCAACGTTCCGGCGCCTAGCCTCGGAGCTCCGGCGGTTGCGCGCAGGCGCGCGAAAACTTCCGCCCTCGTGCGCGTGTTGCAGTACACGGGCACGCGAATCGTGGCGATCGGGGTCGCCGTCGTTATCGCCGTCTACTTGACCATTCTTATCGCGAACATGGGCGGCTACGTGGACCAGATGCGCATCGCCGCGATTCGCGAGGGCGTCAGCATGTTCGTCTACCAGGCCGAGCAGTTCCGCAATCTGAGCGGCGAGCAAAAGCGCCAACTCATCGAGGAAATGGTTCAAGTCCAGATTCAGGCTTTGAAGCTGGATCAGCCGTTTTTTATCCGCAGCTTCCGCTACTTGTGGAACGGCCTGACGCTGAACTTGGGCTATGCGGAGCAGCTGACCAGCGACCGCGGTTCGCGGCAAGTGCAGCATATTTTGTTGGACCGCCTTGGACCCACGTTGCTCTTGCAAGCCTCCGGTTCTTTGCTGACGTTCTTCGCGGCGCTGTTCGTGGGCTTGGCGCTGTCGCGCGGCTACGGAAGCCTGCTTGACCGCATCGTCGTGGCGCTGGCGCCGTCGTCGGCGGCACCCGCATGGTTCTACGGCATTTTTCTCATTCTTATCTTTGCCGCTGTGCTCGGCTGGCTGCCTTTCGGGGGCATGGTCAAGACGCCGCCGCCGGCGAACAAGTGGGAGTACTTCCTGAGCGTGCTTGAACATCTGATCTTGCCCGTCAGCGCGGTGTTCATCAGTAACATTTTTGCCGCGACGTTCGCTCAGCGGACTTTCTTCTTGATCTATTCGAGCGAAGACTACGTGGAGATGGCCAAGGCCAAAGGGTTACCGGATCGGGCCATCGAGCGGCGCTATATCTTGCGGCCGACGCTTCCGCCGATCGTGACCAACCTGGCGCTGACCCTGATCACTCTCTGGACGGGCAGCGTCACGCTGGAGACGGTGTTCAACTGGCCCGGCCTCGGGCAGCTGTTCTGGACCGCGTCGCGGCTGCCGGATACGCCCGTCATCGTGGCCAACACCATCATTTATGCGTATTTGCTGGCCATCACCGTCCTAATTCTTGACATCGTCTACGCCATCGTGGACCCGCGCGTCAAGGTTGGCGGAACGGAGGGTCAGGGTCAATGAGCCGCTTCGCGGCGACGATAAAACAGTTGAGCCAGTATCCTTCGGCTGTGCTGGGGATGTTCTTCATTCTCATGCTTGTCGGCCTGGCGATTTACGCCATGGCCACGATGCCCTTGAGCCAGGCCATCGACCTGTGGCGCGGGACCGGCGACACGTGGCAGTATACGCCGCGCAATGCAGCCCCGGCGTGGCTGAATCTCTTCCCCGGCATCAACAAGCCGGTCACCATGGATTTCGATACCCGCAAGCTGCCCGAAAGCCGCACGGTGGAAGAAGTGGCGCCGGGCATGTGGGAAGTCCGCGTGTCGTTCCCGTTCGATTTCACGTACGACGACTTCCCGACGGAAGTCAACGTGTTTACGACGGTATCCAACACCACGGCGCGGCCGTTCTTGTCCATGAAGTGGATTACGCCCGACGGCCGCGAGATCCCGTTGGTCGACGCCAACCTCCGCTCTTCGGAGTCGTTCCGGCTTGACCAGGATTCCCGGCTGACCCGGCGTTTGGGCGGACAGCCGGCGCGCATCGGGTTGTTCGCGGATCCGAACTCCGACAAGCTGGTGCCGCTCAAGGGGCGGTACGAACTGGTCGCGGAGGCCGTTCTTTTCGATGCCGACGCCGAGCTGGACGTGCGCCTGGTCGTTTACGGGCAGCTGCACGGCCTCGCGGGCACGGACCACCGGCGGCGCGACTTGACGATAGCGCTGCTGTGGGGTACGCCCATCGCGCTGGCCATGGGCTTGATGGGCGCGATCGGCGCGACCGTGACGACCATGGCCATCGCCGCCATCGGCACCTGGTTCGGCGGCTGGGTGGACAACCTCATTCAGCGCATCACCGAGATAAACATGATGCTGCCCGCGTTTCCGCTACTTATTATGGTGGGCACGCTCGTGGACCGGAGCCTGCTGCTCCTGACGGCTATCTGGGTGGCGCTCGGCATATTCAGCGGCAGCATCAAGTCGTACCGGGCGATGTTCCTGCAAGTGAAGGAGTCGCCGTACATCGAGGCGGCGAAAGCGTACGGCGCCAGCAATATGCGCATCATCTTGCAATACATGATGCCGCGCATTTTGCCGGTGTTGGTGCCCACGTTTGTCAACCTCGTGCCTGCCTTTGTGTTCTTCGAGGCTACGATCTCGGTCCTCGGACTTGGCGACCCGCTGCTGCCGACCTGGGGCAAGGTGCTGTCCGAGGCCGAGGCGCAAGGTGCGTTGCACAACGGCTACTATTACTGGGTCCTGGCGCCTTCGCTGCTGCTTGTCTTCGCCGGCATGGGCTTTGCTCTGCTGGGCTTCGCGCTGGACCGCGTCTTCAACCCGAGGCTGAGGAGCTTGTGAAACGATGCAGAACGGGATGGCCAACGGTTTTCTACGCGTCGAGAACCTGAAGCTGTACTTCAAAACGCGGGTTGGTACGGTGCAAGCCGTCGACGGCGTGACGTTCTCCCAAGCCCGCGGGCGCACCTTGGTGGTCGTGGGAGAGTCCGGCTCGGGGAAGAGCTCTTTGGCGAAAGCGATCCTGCGGCTCTTGCCTCGCAACGTGCTGCGGTATGAAGGCAGCATTTATTTGGGCGACGTCGACATCATGAAGCTCAGCGACGAGAAGTTCCGCCGCCAAGTGCGGTGGGTGCGAGCCGCGCTGGTGCCGCAGGCCGCGCAGAACTCGCTGAACCCGGTCATGCGCGTGCAAGATCAGGTCGCCGAGCCGCTGCTGACCCACGGCAAGGTGGACAGCAAGGAGAAGGCTTACGAGCGCGTCGCCGAAGTGTTCTCGCTGGTCGGCCTGCCCACGGACTTCATGACGCGCTATCCGTTCGAGCTGAGCGGCGGCATGCGCCAGCGGGCGGCCATCGCTATGGCGCTCGTGACCAACCCGGACCTGATCGTCATGGACGAGCCTACGTCTGCCCTGGACGTGCTGACGCAGGCCAACTTGATGAACGTCCTCAAGCGGCTGAAGAAGGCGACGGACATGACGTTTATCCTCATCACCCACGACATCGCGACGGCCAGCGACTTGGCCGACGACGTGGCGGTGATGTACGCCGGGCAGATTGTCGAACAGTCGCCGGCCCGGCGGTTCTACACGGCGCCGCTGCATCCGTACTCGAAGATGCTGATGGCCAGCGTCCCGTCGCTGAAACAAGACAAAGAGCTGCAGCACATCCCCGGCTCGCCGCCGAGCTTGATCAATCCGCCCACCGGCTGCCGCTTTGCGGAGCGCTGTCCGGCGCGGTTCGAAAAGTGCTCGCAGGAGCCGCCGATGACCGTAGTAGACGGCTGCCGGGTCAAGTGCTGGCTGTACGCGTAGTGGGGTGCGAGATAAGCGATGAACAACCAGACGACGGTGCAAGTGACGGACAAGACCCTTCCCGAAGGCACCAAGCCGGAAGACATCTTGCTGTCGGTCGAGGGGTTGTACAAGTGGTTTGACATCAGGCGGTTCGGCCTCTTCCCCGTGGGCCAGGTGCGGGCGGTGGACGGCGTCGATTTCCAGCTGGCCCGCGGCGAAGCCGTGACGGTGGTCGGCGAAAGCGGCTGCGGGAAGTCGACGCTGGCCCGCACCATTCTGGGATTGTATGGGCCGACCAAGGGGCGGATCGTGTTTGACGGCCGGGTCATCGACGGCAAGGATCCCGAAGCCTTGCGCTGGTACCGGCGACAAGTGGGGTTCGTGCAGCAGGACCCCTACGGCGCCCTGCCGCCCTTTATGAACGTGCGCCGCATCTTGGAAGAGCCGCTCATCATCAACGGGGTCAAAGATCCGAAAGAGCGCGAGCGACGCATCCGGAAGGCGCTGGAAGACGTGCGCCTGGTACCCGTCGATGACTACCTGGTCAAGTATCCGCACCAGCTCAGCGGCGGCCAGCAGCAGCGGCTCGTCATTGCGCGCGCCATAATCCTGCAGCCGAAGCTCATTGTGGCCGACGAGCCGGTTTCGATGCTGGACGCTTCGGTGCGCGTCGAAATCATGCAGCTGCTGGGCAGCCTGCAAAAGCAGTACAATATCAGCATCATCTACATCACGCATGACCTGTCGACGGTGCGGTACTTCTCCGACAGGATCTTCGTCATGTACGGCGCGAAGCTCATCGAAAAGGCCCGCACCAAGGACTTGCTGGCTGACCCCAGCCACCCGTACGCGCGGGCGCTGATGAACGCCATCCCGGATCCCGATCCGGATAACGTAGACCGGTTCCGAGAGGTGCCGGGCGGCGAGCCGCCCAGCTTGATGAATCCTCCCGCGGGCTGCCGTTTTCACCCGCGCTGCCCCATGGCCATAAAAGGACTGTGTGAGGTGCAGGAGCCGCCGCACTTTGAACGAGGGCCGCATCACCTCGTCGCGTGCTGGCTGTACGCGGAGGGCCATGCTGAACGAACCGCGTAAACTCATCTACATCGGTTTCGCGCTGCTCCTATTCGCGTGGATCGCGCCGATGCTGATGGTGCTGGACATCATCGCGCCCACGTTTTGGCTGGGCTTCCTTTCTTACGGGGCGAACGTGTTGGGGCTGGCGCTGGGCTTGATCGGGATTTTCTTGCACTTTCGAGCGCCGGGCCGTCACTAGGGGGAATGGCCGTGGCTGAAGTGCGGATTACGGTGCGCGACAACGGGCCCCTGCGCGTCACGGGCCCGGTAATCTTGGAGGACGCGGAAGGCAACGTCTTCGCAACGGCAGAAACGTTCTCCCTTTGCCGTTGCGGCCAGTCGGAAAACAAGCCTTTCTGCGACGGCACGCACCGCAAAGTCAATTTCCAGAGTGCGCCGCGGGCCCGTTAACGCCGGCTACGACGCGACGCCGAGGATCCCGCCCAGCGCGCCCGCGCCGCAGGCGAGCAAGGCGTCGCGCAGCCAGGCGGCGCTGCCCAGCTGCGCCCAGCTGAAGTGCGGGGTCACCATCCAGGTCACCAGCAAGAGGTAGACCAGACCGGCCAGGGCGCCGTGCAGCCACCCCAGGCGGCGGGCCTTGCGGCCCGCGTATACGCCGCCGCCGACAACCGCCAGCACGTTCAGGATTTTCAGCAGCGCGTCCGGCGCGTCCCATGCCGGGGTCCAGGCGATGAACAGGCCGAGGACGAGCGAGGCGGCCAGCGATGCCGCCAGCGCGAAACCGACGCCCTGCAGCACGACGGTCGCGCGAAACGGCTTTCCGGAGGCTCCTCCCCCGCCGTCGGCGGGCCGGGCGTTGCGCTTCGGCGGATTGGGCATCGCTGCCCCCTCCCTCGCATCACAGTCTAGGACAACGTATGCACGCCATCCAGCCGGTATGCGCGAGCCCGGCCCCTGCGCCGCCGCTGGTCGATGTTGGCCGGCGGGCGGTTACGAAGCACCTCGCGACGCGGCCGCCTGGGCGATAATCGCCGCCGCCAGCTGCTCGGGTAGTTCCTCGTAATGGTCCAGCTCGGTCCGGAACGTCCCGCGCCCTTGCGTGATGGACCGCAAGTCCATGGCGTAACGGGTCATTTCGGCCATGGGCACATGGGCGCGGATGACTTGGTTGCCGTCCTGCCGGTCCATGCCGAGGATGCGCCCGCGCTTCTTGTTGAGGTCGGCGATGACGTCGCCCATGAAGCGCTCGGGCACCACCACTTCCACGTACAGGATGGGCTCCAGCAAGACGGGCTTGGCTTTCATGAAGCCTTCCTTAAAGGCCATGGACGCCGCGATCTTGAAGGCGAGTTCGGACGAGTCCACGCTGTGGTACGACCCGTCGTACAGCGTGACGCGCACGTCCACGACCGGGTAGCCCGCCAGCACGCCCTCGGCCATCGTTTCCTCGACGCCTTTCTGGACCGCCGGGATGTACTGCTTCGGGACGGCGCCGCCGAAAATCTTGTCGACGAACTCGAACCCGCCGCCCGGCGGCAGCGGCTCCAGCTCGAGGAAGACGTGGCCGTACTGGCCGCGCCCGCCGGTCTGCTTCTTGTGCTTGCCTTCTTGCTGGACTTTCGCCCGGATCGTCTCCCGGTAGGGGATCCGCGGCGGAACCAGCTCCACCTCGACGCCGAACTGAGTCTTCAGGCGGCTGGTGACGATCTCCAGCTGCATCTCGCCCATGCCGGAAATGAGCAGCTCGCCCGTCTCGGGGTTCTTGGCCGTTTCAAACGTCACGTCCTCGTCCTGGATACGGGCAAGCCCAGCGGCAATACGGTCCTCGTCCCCTTTCGCCTTAGGAACCAGCGCCATGGTGAGCACGGGCTTGGGGAACACAGGACGCTCGCAGCGGACAGGACGATCCTTGCGGCTGAGCGTGTCGCCCGTCGTCGTCACCTGCAGCTTGGCCACCGCGCCCAGGTCGCCCGCCGACAAGGCGGAAACGGGAACCTGCTCCTTCCCGCGCAGCACGAACAGTTGCGCGAGGCGCTCGTCTTTGTCCTTGTCGACGTTGCGAATCGACCCGTCTCCGGCGGTGAGGGTGCCCGACACGACGCGGAACAGAGTGAGCCGCCCCACGTACGGGTCCGATATGGTCTTGAAGACCAGCGCCGCCAGCGGCCCCTCCGGGTCAGCCGTGAGCGTCAGGCGCTCACCGGTCCGCTCGTCGACGGCTTCGTAGCGCGCTCCTTCCGCCGGTGAAGGCAAGTATTCGACGATGCCATCCAGCAGCGCGTCGGTTCCGATGCCTTGCAGGGCCGAGCCGAGCCAGACCGGCACCAAAAGGCCTCGCCGCACCGCCGAAGCCAAGGCGGCCCGCAGCTGCTCCGCCGGGATTTCCTGATCTTCCAGGAACAGCAGCGTCAGCTCGTCGTCCGTCGCCGCGATCGCTTCCACCAGCTGAGCGCGGTACTGCTCGGCCGCGTCGGCGAGTTCGCTGGGGATGGCCGCCTTCTTGACGCCCGCGCCGTCCTTGACGTACGCTTCCATGGTCAGCAAGTCAATCCAGCCGCGGAAGCTGTCGGCTTGCCCGATGGGCAGCTGCAGCACGGCCAGCTCAGCCCCGAACGTGTTGCGCAGCTGGTCCAGCGTGCGTTCGAACGAAGCGTTTTCACGATCCATCTTGTTAACAAAAAAGGCACGGGCAAGGCCTCGCTCTTCCGCCATCGCCCATGCCTGCTCGGTGCCGACTTCAACGCCCGACGCGGCGCACACAACGCACACCACCGCGTCCGCTGCGTAAAGGGCGCTTCGCACTTCGCCGACGAAGTCGAAGTAGCCCGGCGTGTCCAGCACGTTGACCTTATGCTCTTTCCACTCGCACGGAACCAGCGACGTGTGAATGCTCAGCTGCCGTTTCGCTTCCTCGGGGTCCCAGTCGCTGACCGTGTTGCCGTCGTCCACTTTGCCCATGCGAGCCAGCGCGCCCGTGGCGTACAGCATCGCTTCGGTCAGCTGTGTCTTCCCGCAGCCGCCGTGGCCGACGAGCGCGACGTTCCGAATCCGGCTTGTCTCGTATTGCCTCAATCCGGCCCCTCCTATTCTGTGCCGCAAACTTGACTCTATCGCCGCGCGGCCTCCAACGTGGCCGCCGCTGTGCTCTTCCGCATGCCCGCGTCAACCTTCTTCTTGATCGCGGCGGTTCTTCCCTGCCGAGCTTCTCCCGCGCCCTACGGGTCAGTCGTCACGATCAGCAGCCGCCGCCGGGCGTCCCACTCGTACGCGGCGCCGAACCAGGTGGGAAACTCCAACGGAACGTATGTGCGGCCGTCTTGGAGAACAGGCGCCGCGGACGCCGCCCGGATGCCCGCCGGCGACGTCACGAGCCGCTCGCCGATGGTCAGCACCACGTACGTTTGCCGTCCCGTCACCGTCAGCCGCTGCGCGGACGAATCCCAATACAGCTGCAGTCCCAAGGCGGCCGCCCAATCCCGGGCCGACAGCATAACCTGGCCTTGCTCCAGCCGGGGCGGGTCCTGCAGCGCCACGGTGCGGCCATCGACCACCAACTGGAAGTACCCTGATGGACGGCGCGCCCACGCGCGCAGCGTGCCGCCGTCCGCTTGGGTTCGCTCCAGGAGGATGAACTTGTCGCTATCCGGCCATTCAGCGGCCGCCAAAGGCGGATTGCTCCAGCCTTCGTCCGCTCGCGCCAGCGATCCGGCCCGCACGCGCCAGACGCCCAGTCCCCCGCCGTTGTGCGCCAGCAGCCCGTCGACGGTGTCGCCTGGCCAGCGCCAGCGCGTCATGAACGAAAACGGCAGCTGCGCATCGCTGATCGGCGTCGCGTCTTGCACGAGCCGGCTGCCGTCCCATGCAAACCGGTACAGCAACTGCTCTGTCGTCGACACGATCACCTGCGGCCCTGTGCCCAGCACATCGGCCACGGTCAGGGCGGTAGGCGTTCCCCATACGAACGCCTGGCTGGCGGGTTCCACCAGCGGCCACGCCCATACGCTGACGCGTCCCTGTTCGTCGGCGACGATCAGCACCGGTTGGGCCGTGCCGGGCAGCGCGGCGATGGACACCGCCACCGCGCGGCCCCAACTGCGAGGCCATTGCCAGACCGCCGAGAGCGTCCGCTGCGCCGCATTCCACGTGAATACGGTCACGCCGCCGCCCGCGTCTCTCGCGACCAGCTCAGGCCGGCCGTCGCCGGACAGGTCCGCGGCCGCGAGCATCTCCACCGCGGACCACAAGTAGCCGGTTTGGGCGGCCACCACCCAGTCCGATCCGGTCCAGCGCAGAAGGTAGATGGCGCCGGCTTGCGCGGTGCCGACAGCAATGGAGGGAACGCCGTCGCCGATAAAGTCCGCTACCGCCACTGCAGTGGCCGGCGCGGGCAACGGCGGTATGTGGGCTACAACGACCCAGGCCGACAGCGCGTCGTCCGCGGGCGCGAGGACGTAGATGCCGTCCGCGCCTGCCGCGACCAGTTCATACTGTCCCGAAGCGGTCGTGTCCGCGACGGCGAACGCCGCCGCCGGCGCCGGCAAGTCCGCTTCCGCGACGAGCGCGGCCGCCCGCGCCTTGAATCCCGTTAGGAAAGAAAACGCCAGGAGAACCAGCAACGCTGCTATGGCGGGATGGGCGCTTTTCCGGTGAACCATGTGACAACTATTCCGCACGGGACCTGTCCTGTCCTTCCGGAGCCGGACCATGGTCTAGGTGCCGCCTGGGGGATGCGCCGGCGGCCGGCCCGCGCCGAAAAAAGAAAAAGAGGCTTCGAGAAGAGGAAACTGTGCCTTTCGGCTTCCTTCCGTGGAAACCGCCCTGTATTTGAACTTCTCGAAGCCCCTTTCTAGTTTGCCGGGACGCGTCCGGGAACATACCGGCTGGCGTCGTTCAGTCGGGGTAGCGCAGCCAGCGCCAAATTTCCCGCCATGACGCCGACTTGCCGTACATCAGCATACCCGTGCGGAACAACCGGGAGGCGGCTTTAGCGATCAGCCACGTGGAAAGCAGCATGATGGTCACCGCCGCGGCGATTTCCCACGGGGCCATCGCTTCCATGCCGACCCGCACGCTCGCGATGACCGGCATGCTCACGGGAAACAGCGACAGCACCTTGGCGATGACGCCTTCCGGGTTCTCGACGACCGGCGGGAGGAAAAAGAACGGCATCAGCGGCAGCATGAACACGATGGCCTGCGAGTTGGAAGCGCTTTGCAAGTCCTCCATCGTGGCCCCAAGGCCCACAAACAGCGCCGCGTAGAACAAGTAGCCCAGCAGCGCGAATGCGGACAGCAGCAGCGCCTTGTCAAGCACAAGGAAGTCCGCCACCGGCAGGTCGAGGACGAACTGGGCCAACGGCAAGCCGACCGTCAGCCAGAACGCAATCTGGATGACGCCCAGCAGGAAGTGGCCCACGATCTTCCCCATCATGAGCTGGTCCGGGTCGACGGAGGACAGCACGATTTCGCTCATCCGGTCGCGCTTTTCCTGCAGCGCGCTTTGCAGCAGCATGCTTCCCGACGCCAGAATTAAGTACATCAGCAAGACCAGAAACGCGATGGCCATGGGCAACGCCCGCAGCGGAGGGCCGCTCTCCGGCTCGTCCAGCACCGACGTCACGAACACGGGCCGAGCGGACACGTAGGCAAGTACGTCCGCGGCGACTTGCCGTTCTTGTAGACGAAGTGCCTGCAGCAGGCCCGCGATGGCGTCGGTCAACGCTTCGGGCGGAATGCGCTGCTTCTGCACGTAAACCGCCAGCACGCCCGTGCTCACGAACTGCTTGTCCAGCACGAAGTAGCCTTCCGCCTCGCCGGAGCGGACGGC from the Bacillota bacterium genome contains:
- a CDS encoding ABC transporter substrate-binding protein, which gives rise to MGVGVKQASRFGGRKTLPMLSVCRREWELHQLFLSLEVLFLRNLWRWSPVLALMLVLAVSAMAGAQTRTGAWLDEVIFVREPNQSQAITRLEVGDIHLYADTISNTALFQRVQASPFLTYNQSFGSYTELTFNPYGPEFQDGRLNPFSVPRIREAMNMLVDREYVANEIYGGMAVPKLFATNSAFPDYARYAAKAIELELKYAHNPQLAEQIITEEMEKLGATKVNGIWHYKGQPVEIIVLIRVEDERRALGDYVADLLEGIGFVTQRLYRTAAEASPLWIQADPSLGLMHIYTGGWISTAILRDTSYNFTQFYMPQGQASPLWEALNPPEEFREIARRLENNVFTSLEEREQLFTRAWELALEDSNRIWIVDRLSFTPRRIGVQVAADMAASVQGSWLWPLTLRWENRVGGSMTIGMPNLLVEPWNPIAGSNWVFDSMPQRGTAESGILPDPYTGLYYPRRVERAELFVKKGLPVGKTLDWVDLYFVDEIVVPEDAWIDWDPVEQRFITVGEKYPEGLTALAKSVVYYPADLFEKIKWHDGSPISLGDFVFGMIWWHDRAKPESPLYDQSYVPEYNSSMSVHKGVRIVSTNPLVIETYSDSYYLDAEWSISTWWPQYTYGPTPWHTVTLLFLAEANREGAMSAAKASLLDVEWLSMISGPSLDILKRHLDNARATNYIPFAPTLSQFISPEEAAQRYANLTRWYEQYGHFWIGTGAFYLASVHPVEGSLVLRRYENYPDPADRWSIFADPMYAELSVEGPARVTRGQTARFDLWVTFDGEPYPADLISDVSFVLISSAGEVALSGKAQLVADGLYEVVLTPEQTARLPVGATQLAGVVVPIPVAKPTMETVSFIVTP
- a CDS encoding ABC transporter permease; its protein translation is MAVTNVPAPSLGAPAVARRRAKTSALVRVLQYTGTRIVAIGVAVVIAVYLTILIANMGGYVDQMRIAAIREGVSMFVYQAEQFRNLSGEQKRQLIEEMVQVQIQALKLDQPFFIRSFRYLWNGLTLNLGYAEQLTSDRGSRQVQHILLDRLGPTLLLQASGSLLTFFAALFVGLALSRGYGSLLDRIVVALAPSSAAPAWFYGIFLILIFAAVLGWLPFGGMVKTPPPANKWEYFLSVLEHLILPVSAVFISNIFAATFAQRTFFLIYSSEDYVEMAKAKGLPDRAIERRYILRPTLPPIVTNLALTLITLWTGSVTLETVFNWPGLGQLFWTASRLPDTPVIVANTIIYAYLLAITVLILDIVYAIVDPRVKVGGTEGQGQ
- a CDS encoding ABC transporter permease gives rise to the protein MSRFAATIKQLSQYPSAVLGMFFILMLVGLAIYAMATMPLSQAIDLWRGTGDTWQYTPRNAAPAWLNLFPGINKPVTMDFDTRKLPESRTVEEVAPGMWEVRVSFPFDFTYDDFPTEVNVFTTVSNTTARPFLSMKWITPDGREIPLVDANLRSSESFRLDQDSRLTRRLGGQPARIGLFADPNSDKLVPLKGRYELVAEAVLFDADAELDVRLVVYGQLHGLAGTDHRRRDLTIALLWGTPIALAMGLMGAIGATVTTMAIAAIGTWFGGWVDNLIQRITEINMMLPAFPLLIMVGTLVDRSLLLLTAIWVALGIFSGSIKSYRAMFLQVKESPYIEAAKAYGASNMRIILQYMMPRILPVLVPTFVNLVPAFVFFEATISVLGLGDPLLPTWGKVLSEAEAQGALHNGYYYWVLAPSLLLVFAGMGFALLGFALDRVFNPRLRSL
- a CDS encoding dipeptide/oligopeptide/nickel ABC transporter ATP-binding protein: MQNGMANGFLRVENLKLYFKTRVGTVQAVDGVTFSQARGRTLVVVGESGSGKSSLAKAILRLLPRNVLRYEGSIYLGDVDIMKLSDEKFRRQVRWVRAALVPQAAQNSLNPVMRVQDQVAEPLLTHGKVDSKEKAYERVAEVFSLVGLPTDFMTRYPFELSGGMRQRAAIAMALVTNPDLIVMDEPTSALDVLTQANLMNVLKRLKKATDMTFILITHDIATASDLADDVAVMYAGQIVEQSPARRFYTAPLHPYSKMLMASVPSLKQDKELQHIPGSPPSLINPPTGCRFAERCPARFEKCSQEPPMTVVDGCRVKCWLYA
- a CDS encoding oligopeptide ABC transporter ATP-binding protein, producing MNNQTTVQVTDKTLPEGTKPEDILLSVEGLYKWFDIRRFGLFPVGQVRAVDGVDFQLARGEAVTVVGESGCGKSTLARTILGLYGPTKGRIVFDGRVIDGKDPEALRWYRRQVGFVQQDPYGALPPFMNVRRILEEPLIINGVKDPKERERRIRKALEDVRLVPVDDYLVKYPHQLSGGQQQRLVIARAIILQPKLIVADEPVSMLDASVRVEIMQLLGSLQKQYNISIIYITHDLSTVRYFSDRIFVMYGAKLIEKARTKDLLADPSHPYARALMNAIPDPDPDNVDRFREVPGGEPPSLMNPPAGCRFHPRCPMAIKGLCEVQEPPHFERGPHHLVACWLYAEGHAERTA
- a CDS encoding iron-binding protein, with protein sequence MAVAEVRITVRDNGPLRVTGPVILEDAEGNVFATAETFSLCRCGQSENKPFCDGTHRKVNFQSAPRAR
- a CDS encoding TIGR04086 family membrane protein, translated to MPNPPKRNARPADGGGGASGKPFRATVVLQGVGFALAASLAASLVLGLFIAWTPAWDAPDALLKILNVLAVVGGGVYAGRKARRLGWLHGALAGLVYLLLVTWMVTPHFSWAQLGSAAWLRDALLACGAGALGGILGVAS
- the fusA gene encoding elongation factor G encodes the protein MRQYETSRIRNVALVGHGGCGKTQLTEAMLYATGALARMGKVDDGNTVSDWDPEEAKRQLSIHTSLVPCEWKEHKVNVLDTPGYFDFVGEVRSALYAADAVVCVVCAASGVEVGTEQAWAMAEERGLARAFFVNKMDRENASFERTLDQLRNTFGAELAVLQLPIGQADSFRGWIDLLTMEAYVKDGAGVKKAAIPSELADAAEQYRAQLVEAIAATDDELTLLFLEDQEIPAEQLRAALASAVRRGLLVPVWLGSALQGIGTDALLDGIVEYLPSPAEGARYEAVDERTGERLTLTADPEGPLAALVFKTISDPYVGRLTLFRVVSGTLTAGDGSIRNVDKDKDERLAQLFVLRGKEQVPVSALSAGDLGAVAKLQVTTTGDTLSRKDRPVRCERPVFPKPVLTMALVPKAKGDEDRIAAGLARIQDEDVTFETAKNPETGELLISGMGEMQLEIVTSRLKTQFGVEVELVPPRIPYRETIRAKVQQEGKHKKQTGGRGQYGHVFLELEPLPPGGGFEFVDKIFGGAVPKQYIPAVQKGVEETMAEGVLAGYPVVDVRVTLYDGSYHSVDSSELAFKIAASMAFKEGFMKAKPVLLEPILYVEVVVPERFMGDVIADLNKKRGRILGMDRQDGNQVIRAHVPMAEMTRYAMDLRSITQGRGTFRTELDHYEELPEQLAAAIIAQAAASRGAS